A section of the Capra hircus breed San Clemente chromosome 23, ASM170441v1, whole genome shotgun sequence genome encodes:
- the SNRPC gene encoding U1 small nuclear ribonucleoprotein C, with protein MPKFYCDYCDTYLTHDSPSVRKTHCSGRKHKENVKDYYQKWMEEQAQSLIDKTTAAFQQGKIPPTPFSAPPPAGAMIPPPPSLPGPPRPGMMPAPHMGGPPMMPMMGPPPPGMMPVGPAPGMRPPMGGHMPMMPGPPMMRPPARPMMVPTRPGMTRPDR; from the exons ATGCCTAA ATTTTATTGTGATTACTGCGACACATACCTCACCCATGATTCT CCGTCTGTGAGAAAGACGCACTGCAGTGGTAGGAAGCACAAAGAGAACGTGAAAGACTACTATCAGAAATGGATGGAAGAGCAGGCTCAGAGCCTGATTGACAAAACAA CTGCTGCATTTCAACAAGGAAAGATACCTCCTACTCCAttctctgctcctcctcctgcAGGGGCAATGATCCCACCTCCCCCCAGTCTCC CGGGTCCTCCTCGCCCTGGGATGATGCCTGCACCTCACATGGGGGGCCCTCCCATGATGCCGATGATGGGTCCCCCTCCTCCTGGGATGATGCCAGTGGGACCTG CTCCTGGAATGAGGCCGCCTATGGGAGGCCACATGCCAATGATGCCTGGGCCCCCAATGATGAGACCTCCTGCCCGTCCCATGATGGTCCCCACCCGGCCAGGAATGACCCGACCAGACAGATAA